In Brevibacillus brevis NBRC 100599, a single genomic region encodes these proteins:
- a CDS encoding response regulator transcription factor, translating into MSKVLIVDDEEDIVRLLKTVLIKEGIENVYTASTAAEGFGQFQDKHPDVVILDIMLPDGEGYDVCKKIRSISHVPILFLSAKTEEVDKLVGLAIGGDDYIGKPFSPKEVAYRVKAQLRRAEYQQVQVKADPIIQVGPFVFDEEKVELRKHGTIIELKPKELGLFTHLLKHPNQIISKEKLYYQVWGEDFFGFDNTVMVHIRKLREKIEDDPSNPTYLLTVKGLGYKLVVKDE; encoded by the coding sequence GTGAGCAAAGTACTGATTGTGGACGATGAAGAGGATATCGTCAGACTGTTGAAAACGGTTCTGATCAAGGAAGGCATCGAGAATGTATACACGGCTTCAACGGCAGCCGAAGGATTCGGGCAGTTTCAAGACAAGCATCCAGATGTTGTGATTTTGGATATTATGCTTCCGGACGGGGAAGGCTATGACGTATGCAAAAAGATCAGAAGCATTTCACATGTCCCGATCTTGTTTCTATCCGCAAAAACGGAAGAAGTGGATAAACTAGTAGGCTTGGCCATCGGCGGTGACGATTATATTGGCAAACCGTTCAGTCCGAAAGAAGTGGCCTATCGAGTGAAAGCACAGTTAAGAAGAGCTGAATATCAGCAAGTTCAAGTAAAGGCGGATCCTATCATTCAGGTCGGCCCATTTGTCTTTGATGAAGAAAAGGTCGAGTTGCGAAAGCATGGAACCATCATCGAATTGAAACCGAAAGAGCTGGGGCTGTTCACCCATTTGCTCAAGCATCCTAACCAAATTATCAGCAAAGAAAAGCTGTACTACCAAGTATGGGGTGAAGATTTTTTTGGTTTTGACAATACCGTGATGGTACACATCAGAAAATTACGAGAGAAAATAGAGGATGATCCTTCCAACCCAACATACCTGTTAACGGTGAAGGGCTTGGGATATAAGCTGGTGGTAAAGGATGAATAG
- a CDS encoding sensor histidine kinase, with protein MNWRLTGRFLASVVLIVILVVLSNIVLLVLSIMVTIQTEWDETAISEKGNSAEAITSRFHEQIIISNHQATLTDKGKAELDQHNAWIQILDEDGKQIFGYRLPVGIKEKYAPIDIIQMYKYKEIDMNTMVFIGEKQTGSSHYSYFIGFQNRNLQRHVLSYDIREVVQVFNIGSILVLTVDGLIALIVGYFFSKRLTKPLLSLIEGIRKLANKEYHINYEPIGIYKDVFYNVNYLSYELRAAENERKKLDAMREEWIGNVSHDLKTPLASIQGYAEMMKDTEYDFSYEELREFAEIIERKSLYLKDVIEDLNLSARLKNKELRLHKSNKNIVTLLRNVVIDTLNDARYADRNMEFRFSDEMIKVDMDEILIRRAITNLIYNAIVHNDPSVLIKVSVEKGKHTLIRIEDNGKGMKEQELDRIFDRYYRGTNTGELHKGSGLGMAIARDIIVAHGGEIKVNSLLGLGTKIEIQL; from the coding sequence ATGAATTGGAGGTTGACTGGGAGGTTTCTGGCGTCTGTTGTTTTGATTGTCATCTTGGTTGTACTGAGCAATATTGTTCTTCTTGTTTTGTCGATCATGGTCACCATCCAAACGGAGTGGGATGAAACTGCAATAAGCGAGAAAGGAAACTCTGCTGAAGCAATAACCAGTCGTTTCCATGAGCAAATTATCATTTCGAATCATCAGGCGACGCTTACAGACAAAGGGAAAGCCGAGCTGGATCAGCATAACGCATGGATACAAATTCTAGACGAAGATGGCAAACAGATCTTTGGCTATCGATTGCCGGTGGGTATAAAAGAAAAATATGCGCCCATAGACATTATCCAGATGTACAAATACAAAGAAATTGATATGAACACGATGGTGTTTATTGGTGAGAAGCAAACAGGTTCTAGTCATTATAGTTACTTTATCGGGTTTCAAAATCGAAATTTGCAAAGACACGTATTGTCCTATGATATCCGGGAGGTCGTGCAAGTTTTTAACATAGGAAGCATTCTCGTACTGACCGTCGACGGATTGATCGCGCTGATCGTTGGATATTTTTTTAGCAAAAGACTAACGAAACCACTGCTGTCACTCATAGAGGGAATAAGAAAGCTTGCTAATAAGGAATACCATATCAACTATGAACCGATTGGCATCTATAAAGATGTTTTCTATAATGTCAATTATTTATCATATGAACTGAGAGCGGCGGAAAATGAAAGAAAAAAATTAGATGCAATGAGAGAAGAGTGGATCGGCAATGTCTCTCACGATTTAAAAACGCCATTAGCGTCGATCCAAGGCTACGCAGAAATGATGAAAGACACCGAGTATGACTTTTCGTATGAGGAATTGAGAGAGTTTGCGGAGATTATTGAACGAAAGTCATTGTACCTGAAAGACGTCATTGAAGATCTGAATTTATCTGCCCGCCTAAAAAATAAAGAATTGCGCTTGCACAAATCAAATAAGAACATCGTGACCCTGTTACGAAATGTCGTCATTGATACATTGAACGATGCGAGATATGCAGACAGGAACATGGAATTCCGATTTAGCGATGAAATGATCAAAGTGGATATGGATGAAATTCTGATTCGTAGAGCGATCACCAATTTAATTTACAATGCCATCGTCCATAATGATCCTTCCGTCCTCATCAAAGTAAGTGTAGAGAAAGGTAAGCACACCCTGATCAGAATCGAGGATAACGGCAAAGGAATGAAAGAGCAGGAGCTCGATCGAATCTTTGACCGTTACTACCGGGGGACGAATACTGGGGAGCTGCACAAAGGCTCCGGGCTGGGTATGGCCATTGCGCGGGATATTATTGTGGCGCACGGTGGAGAAATAAAGGTGAATAGTTTATTGGGGCTAGGAACAAAGATTGAAATCCAACTATGA
- a CDS encoding VanZ family protein, whose amino-acid sequence MSSYVFPIQYAFLVFMLGSYLLFVPWLIYTYRKDGFFSWWRFILNASFLFYLLCSLFLVLLPLPDTRDTCAMQAENTVYYSLVPFTFVRDILKETSIVWSHPSSYIQLILERAFLQAAFNFLLLLPFGVYLRYFFQKREYWKRALGLGFGLSLFFEVTQLTGIYGIYNCPYRLFDVDDLILNSSGALFGFLIAPIILALFPSNKSIEAKRESVMESGIVLPVPQLLALLIDSIAVEFLSDLFGLLFPVGWLTEVISTSLGMLLCFYFIPIIWNGKTIGSVILRFRLVNEDSGKPSGIALFKRFLALYFTWFFTYTSSAISQIESLMESAFYPFLILFSFGVFVLISLVLLVHGLLVVFSGGRRRFYFDFASRIRPTRK is encoded by the coding sequence ATGTCATCGTACGTATTTCCCATTCAATATGCTTTTCTTGTTTTTATGCTAGGTTCTTATTTATTGTTTGTTCCCTGGCTCATTTACACGTATAGAAAAGATGGGTTTTTTAGTTGGTGGAGGTTCATTTTAAACGCCTCCTTTCTTTTTTATTTGCTTTGCTCTTTGTTTTTGGTGCTGCTTCCTTTGCCAGACACGAGGGATACTTGCGCGATGCAAGCAGAGAATACGGTTTATTATTCGCTGGTTCCCTTTACCTTTGTCCGTGATATTCTCAAGGAAACTTCGATAGTATGGTCCCACCCATCCAGCTATATTCAACTCATATTGGAACGAGCTTTCTTGCAAGCTGCATTTAATTTTTTGTTACTGCTCCCATTTGGTGTTTATCTCCGGTACTTTTTCCAGAAGCGGGAATATTGGAAACGGGCATTGGGGCTTGGCTTTGGGTTGTCGCTTTTCTTTGAGGTCACACAATTAACAGGGATTTATGGCATTTATAATTGTCCCTATCGACTGTTCGACGTCGATGATCTTATACTCAACAGCAGCGGTGCATTATTTGGATTTCTCATTGCTCCGATCATACTGGCTTTGTTTCCGTCCAATAAAAGCATAGAAGCAAAAAGAGAAAGTGTCATGGAGAGTGGTATCGTCCTCCCTGTACCACAATTGCTGGCGTTGTTGATCGACAGTATCGCAGTTGAGTTCTTGTCGGATTTGTTTGGCCTTCTTTTTCCGGTTGGCTGGCTGACAGAGGTGATCAGTACCTCGCTCGGTATGCTGCTTTGCTTCTATTTCATTCCAATTATATGGAATGGAAAGACCATTGGATCGGTGATATTGCGGTTCAGACTGGTGAACGAAGATTCCGGGAAGCCATCCGGAATTGCTTTATTCAAGCGATTTCTTGCGCTATATTTCACTTGGTTTTTCACGTACACCTCGAGTGCAATCAGTCAGATAGAGAGTTTAATGGAGTCGGCTTTTTATCCATTTCTTATCCTTTTCTCCTTTGGCGTCTTCGTACTGATTTCGCTTGTACTCCTCGTTCACGGTCTGCTCGTGGTGTTTTCCGGCGGTAGACGTAGGTTTTATTTTGACTTTGCGTCCAGAATAAGACCAACTCGAAAGTGA
- a CDS encoding DUF4253 domain-containing protein: protein MVEELSNYLKECDIEVVAAEDFTVPATKEDKHSILVLPSYNILEMIEEAVDEEGSLSDYVHKQLEEVHGLSVEDVFRRIVKSHLLYTDIESELKSLEGKNFEGIYQAYSLIWEGNELINEQLSETETESFLISEKWVQDRLQDDALIVLELPNASGYEAPLWVPMGGYNECPLPVYQSVIVKHWQEAYGIKILAVTEDTWIFQAGSRPQTYEEAIKLAKEHFIFCQYVLDEFPSLGHYADYLMKQDVWHFWWD, encoded by the coding sequence ATGGTAGAAGAGTTGTCGAATTACCTAAAAGAATGTGACATAGAAGTGGTTGCTGCGGAGGATTTCACGGTACCTGCTACAAAGGAAGATAAGCACAGCATTTTGGTTCTGCCTAGCTATAATATACTAGAGATGATAGAAGAAGCAGTGGACGAAGAGGGGTCACTCTCTGATTATGTACATAAACAGCTAGAGGAGGTTCACGGCTTATCTGTGGAGGATGTCTTTCGGCGGATTGTGAAATCTCACCTTTTGTATACAGACATTGAATCCGAATTGAAAAGTTTGGAAGGAAAGAACTTTGAAGGCATCTATCAGGCATATTCCCTAATATGGGAAGGGAACGAGCTGATCAATGAACAACTCAGTGAAACAGAGACGGAGTCCTTCCTCATAAGTGAAAAATGGGTGCAGGATCGATTACAAGATGACGCCCTGATTGTCCTGGAATTGCCGAATGCATCCGGCTATGAAGCACCGTTGTGGGTCCCGATGGGCGGATATAATGAATGCCCACTGCCCGTTTACCAGTCCGTTATCGTAAAGCACTGGCAGGAGGCGTATGGGATCAAGATTCTCGCTGTGACAGAGGATACGTGGATTTTTCAAGCCGGTTCAAGACCGCAGACCTACGAGGAGGCAATTAAGCTGGCAAAAGAGCATTTCATCTTTTGTCAGTACGTCTTGGATGAGTTTCCTTCATTAGGGCATTACGCGGATTATTTAATGAAACAGGATGTATGGCATTTTTGGTGGGATTAA
- a CDS encoding CoxG family protein, translating to MPQGIHDVELNQPIGAVWQFVSIVENWVPLVPGYISHEVINERRVAWTFTGDIGIMKKTISLQVDITEWTPPTEVRFTLTGISGNFTGHGYFKAKALGEARTKMTGCLDITAHGVKGPMINSILKSNLPKTTRELVEAIGKRITK from the coding sequence ATGCCTCAAGGAATACATGATGTGGAGCTGAACCAGCCCATCGGGGCGGTATGGCAGTTTGTGAGTATAGTGGAGAATTGGGTTCCACTGGTACCTGGCTACATCAGCCACGAGGTAATCAATGAACGTCGTGTCGCTTGGACGTTTACAGGCGATATCGGCATCATGAAGAAGACCATCAGCCTGCAAGTGGATATCACCGAATGGACGCCTCCGACCGAGGTGAGGTTTACCTTGACCGGGATTAGTGGGAATTTTACCGGTCATGGCTACTTCAAAGCGAAGGCATTGGGTGAGGCACGGACGAAAATGACGGGGTGTCTGGATATCACCGCACACGGTGTGAAGGGTCCTATGATTAATTCGATTTTAAAATCCAATCTGCCCAAGACAACGAGAGAGCTCGTGGAGGCTATTGGAAAACGTATAACGAAATAG
- a CDS encoding iron chaperone: protein MKETKVTYASIDEYISTFAPEVQEILQTLRGVIKEEAPDAKEKISYQMPTFALHGNLVHFAAFKNHIGFYPSPGGIEEFKEEVKEYHKSKGTLQFPINQPLPYDLIRKIVQYRVASNLKKAESKSKSRRS from the coding sequence ATGAAAGAAACCAAAGTCACGTATGCGTCCATCGATGAATATATTTCGACGTTTGCTCCCGAGGTTCAGGAGATTTTGCAAACGCTCAGGGGAGTAATAAAGGAGGAGGCGCCGGATGCGAAGGAAAAGATCAGCTACCAGATGCCTACCTTTGCCCTCCATGGAAATCTGGTGCATTTTGCTGCTTTCAAAAATCATATCGGTTTTTATCCATCCCCAGGTGGTATAGAGGAATTCAAAGAGGAAGTGAAGGAATATCACAAGTCGAAAGGGACATTGCAATTTCCGATCAATCAGCCCTTACCTTATGATCTGATTAGGAAAATCGTCCAATACCGTGTAGCGAGCAACCTGAAAAAAGCAGAGAGTAAATCAAAAAGTCGGCGGAGTTGA
- a CDS encoding LuxR C-terminal-related transcriptional regulator — MTIPIVTTKLYMPPPRLKTVTRHRLIEQLNEGLNRKLTVISAPAGSGKTTLVSEWLASGDRPFAWISMDEGDNDPAHFFTYLFTALQNIGPNIGSGIYPLFHSPQPLSIELMISTLLHEIIAISNPFVLVFDDYHVLKTGPLDDAISFLLERMPRQMHLVIATREEPRLPLARLRVRNQLNEVRVSDLRFTYSEAAEFLEKVMEVELSPENIALLEARTEGWIAGLQLAALSIKEQIDVEAFLPSFSGSHPFILDYLVEEVLTQQSASTQAFLLHTSILDRLSGPLCDAVFSQSDMCLGSGQETLEFLERANLFIVPLDSERRWYRYHHLFADLLRQRLRQRVSSITGEGERILAELHTRASIWYEDNGFEMEAFHHAVAANDLSRAARLVEGERMPLLFRGGVVPVLNWLESLPREELDVRPALWVMYASALLMTGQITGVEPKLLAAEKAMQGMGQDAGARDTLGHIAAIRATLAVSMHQAEEIMAEAKRALAYLHPDNLPVRTATTWSLGYAYHLQGNRTAATKAYQEALSISKKIGHVVITMMATLGLAKLQEADNQLHMAAETYQHVQKLAGSPPLPAACEAHLGLARIFYEWNDLHTAELHGQQSIQLARQLEQTDRVVAAQVFLARLKLAQGDVSGAATMLANAEYVARKQGFVMQMPPIAEVQVLILLQQDNLTAAARLALRHDLPILQARVLLAQGDTSAALAVLEPLLVQAEAKQIEDERLKIMLLQAVALQVQGDQAKAAQIMKDVLVIAEPGGFIRTFVDEGSQMKRILHDATVHRMLPRYIEKLLAEFEPHHADSLIEPLSERELEILQLIEKGLSNRDIAQQLFLALSTVKGHNRNVFDKLQVQRRTEAVARARQLGLL; from the coding sequence ATGACGATTCCAATTGTAACCACCAAACTGTATATGCCCCCGCCACGGTTGAAGACCGTTACCCGTCATCGACTAATCGAGCAGTTAAACGAGGGCCTAAATCGCAAGCTGACGGTCATTTCAGCACCAGCAGGCTCCGGGAAAACAACACTTGTCAGTGAATGGCTTGCTAGCGGTGATCGACCCTTCGCCTGGATTTCCATGGATGAAGGGGATAATGACCCTGCGCATTTTTTTACATACCTCTTCACAGCGCTGCAAAATATTGGCCCGAATATTGGATCGGGCATATATCCTTTGTTCCATTCTCCTCAACCTCTATCAATCGAGTTAATGATCTCGACTCTGCTTCATGAAATAATCGCAATATCCAACCCTTTTGTTCTTGTCTTCGATGATTACCACGTTTTGAAAACGGGGCCGCTTGATGATGCTATCTCATTCCTGCTTGAACGCATGCCCCGGCAAATGCATCTGGTAATTGCAACCCGTGAGGAACCACGACTGCCTCTTGCCCGCCTACGAGTACGGAACCAATTGAATGAAGTCCGCGTATCCGATTTGCGCTTCACCTATTCGGAAGCAGCTGAATTTCTGGAGAAGGTGATGGAGGTAGAGTTGTCACCGGAAAACATCGCCCTGCTCGAAGCCCGCACAGAAGGCTGGATTGCCGGTTTACAGTTAGCTGCTCTTTCCATCAAAGAACAAATAGATGTCGAAGCCTTCCTTCCATCTTTTTCTGGGAGTCATCCTTTTATTCTCGACTATCTGGTTGAAGAAGTGCTAACCCAGCAATCGGCAAGCACTCAAGCATTCTTGTTGCATACATCCATTCTCGACCGATTGTCCGGTCCTCTTTGTGACGCCGTTTTTAGTCAAAGTGATATGTGTTTAGGTTCAGGCCAGGAAACGTTAGAATTCCTCGAACGCGCCAATTTGTTTATCGTTCCGTTGGACAGCGAACGGCGTTGGTACCGCTATCACCACCTTTTTGCTGATTTGCTGAGGCAGAGGCTCCGTCAGCGTGTTTCATCGATAACAGGAGAGGGCGAGCGAATTCTCGCAGAATTACACACCCGTGCAAGCATTTGGTATGAAGACAATGGATTTGAAATGGAAGCTTTTCACCATGCAGTAGCAGCCAATGATCTATCGCGAGCAGCACGACTGGTGGAGGGAGAGAGGATGCCGCTGCTCTTTCGTGGAGGAGTAGTTCCTGTGCTGAATTGGCTGGAGTCGTTACCACGCGAGGAGCTGGATGTAAGGCCAGCGCTGTGGGTGATGTACGCCTCAGCATTGCTGATGACTGGACAAATAACTGGCGTTGAGCCGAAATTGCTAGCAGCTGAAAAAGCAATGCAAGGTATGGGCCAAGATGCAGGTGCTAGAGATACTCTTGGGCATATCGCTGCTATACGTGCCACTTTGGCTGTGAGCATGCATCAAGCAGAGGAAATCATGGCTGAGGCCAAGCGAGCCTTAGCATACCTGCACCCCGACAACTTGCCTGTCCGCACAGCCACTACGTGGTCGCTGGGGTATGCTTATCACCTCCAAGGGAATCGTACCGCAGCCACCAAGGCTTACCAGGAGGCATTATCGATCAGTAAAAAGATTGGCCATGTTGTGATCACCATGATGGCTACGCTTGGACTAGCGAAGCTACAGGAGGCAGATAATCAGCTCCATATGGCGGCTGAGACTTATCAGCATGTACAAAAATTGGCGGGTTCTCCACCTTTACCAGCTGCTTGTGAAGCGCATCTGGGTTTGGCCCGGATTTTTTATGAATGGAACGACCTGCATACAGCGGAGCTCCATGGTCAACAGTCCATTCAATTAGCACGTCAGCTGGAACAAACGGATAGAGTCGTAGCAGCGCAGGTGTTTCTCGCAAGACTGAAGCTAGCACAGGGAGACGTTAGCGGAGCGGCTACCATGCTTGCAAATGCTGAGTATGTGGCTCGCAAGCAAGGCTTTGTCATGCAGATGCCTCCTATTGCCGAAGTACAAGTCCTTATTTTGCTTCAGCAGGACAACCTGACAGCGGCAGCCCGATTGGCACTGAGGCACGACCTACCCATACTCCAAGCCCGTGTTCTTCTGGCACAGGGAGATACGTCCGCAGCACTTGCGGTGCTCGAGCCATTACTCGTGCAGGCGGAGGCAAAACAGATTGAAGATGAACGGCTCAAAATCATGCTTTTGCAAGCGGTTGCTCTGCAAGTGCAGGGAGATCAAGCAAAAGCTGCGCAAATAATGAAAGACGTATTGGTGATAGCGGAGCCGGGTGGCTTCATTCGCACTTTTGTCGACGAAGGTAGCCAGATGAAAAGAATATTGCACGATGCGACAGTCCATAGAATGCTGCCACGCTATATAGAAAAACTGCTTGCAGAATTCGAGCCCCACCATGCTGATTCCCTGATCGAGCCGCTTAGTGAGCGAGAGCTTGAAATTTTGCAGCTCATCGAAAAAGGATTATCGAATCGTGACATTGCCCAACAGCTGTTCCTCGCACTCAGCACGGTGAAAGGGCATAACCGGAATGTCTTTGACAAGCTGCAGGTACAGCGGCGTACGGAAGCAGTCGCACGGGCTCGCCAGTTGGGCTTGTTGTAA
- a CDS encoding NAD(P)-dependent alcohol dehydrogenase — MRAVICTKYGSPDVLELREVEHPIPKDNEILIKVHATTVTSGDCRIRAFKSPFLLWIPMRIVLGLTKPRNPILGVELSGEVEAIGKHVKRFKKGDHVYALTGMRCGAHAEYICLQENAIVGLKPTNVTHEEAAAIPFGGTTALHFFRKGKLQKGQKVLIYGASGSVGTAAVQLAKYLGAEVTAVCSSANFDLVKSLGADTVIDYTKEDFTKKEERYDVIFDAVGKATKSHCVKALVPNGIFLTVDGQGIAKVRTEDLVFLKELMEAGEIKAVIDRRYSLEQVPEAHRYVETGRKKGNVVIRVEHDEMVLK; from the coding sequence ATGAGAGCCGTGATATGTACAAAATACGGATCGCCAGATGTTTTGGAGCTAAGAGAAGTAGAACATCCTATACCTAAGGATAATGAAATTCTGATAAAAGTTCATGCCACAACGGTTACATCTGGAGACTGTAGAATACGCGCCTTCAAAAGTCCGTTTTTGCTCTGGATTCCCATGCGCATCGTGCTCGGCCTCACCAAACCGAGAAATCCGATTCTTGGTGTGGAGCTATCTGGGGAAGTCGAAGCGATCGGCAAACATGTGAAACGATTTAAAAAAGGAGACCACGTCTATGCATTAACCGGGATGCGATGCGGTGCGCACGCGGAGTACATCTGCCTGCAAGAAAACGCAATCGTGGGCTTAAAGCCGACAAATGTAACACATGAAGAAGCCGCTGCGATTCCTTTTGGGGGAACGACTGCCTTGCATTTTTTTCGAAAAGGAAAGCTGCAAAAGGGACAGAAAGTGCTGATCTACGGGGCTTCTGGGTCAGTAGGGACCGCCGCGGTACAGCTTGCCAAGTATTTGGGGGCTGAGGTGACAGCGGTATGTAGCTCCGCCAATTTCGATTTGGTGAAATCGTTGGGGGCCGATACCGTCATCGATTACACGAAAGAGGATTTTACGAAAAAAGAAGAGCGGTATGACGTTATATTTGATGCGGTTGGGAAAGCAACGAAGTCCCATTGCGTAAAAGCATTGGTGCCCAACGGGATATTCCTGACAGTGGATGGGCAAGGGATTGCGAAGGTGCGGACGGAGGATTTGGTTTTCCTCAAAGAGTTGATGGAGGCAGGGGAGATAAAAGCGGTTATTGATAGACGTTATTCGCTGGAACAAGTACCGGAGGCTCATCGATATGTAGAGACAGGGCGGAAGAAGGGGAATGTAGTGATTAGGGTGGAACATGATGAAATGGTGCTAAAATGA
- a CDS encoding DegV family protein — MKKKIAWVTDSTALIPEHVMEEHDIYVVPLEIIFEDGTYEDGIDLAPEQLYQKIKQANHAPKTSQPCLGKFVSLYERLKEEYECAIAVHLSSDLSGTYNTSATAAKMVDFPVESVDSKLMSYPITSIILNGIEQAKAGKDYLEIAASLREEYKSFENYILVGSLDQFYKGGRMTGLQYFIGNLLQIKPIFQMKDGLFEVYEKVRTEGKAVKRMLEQLENAKQNYSVKHVQILHGNVLDKALELKEKIQSKYADVEVLVGPISSTIGAHAGMGTLALAWRNE, encoded by the coding sequence TTGAAGAAAAAAATTGCCTGGGTTACAGACAGTACCGCGCTCATACCTGAACACGTCATGGAAGAGCATGATATCTACGTCGTTCCACTGGAGATTATCTTTGAAGATGGTACTTATGAAGACGGCATTGATTTAGCTCCTGAACAGCTTTATCAAAAAATTAAGCAGGCCAATCATGCTCCCAAAACGTCGCAGCCTTGCTTAGGAAAATTTGTGTCGCTCTACGAACGATTAAAGGAAGAGTATGAATGCGCGATTGCTGTCCACCTCTCCTCTGATCTGAGCGGAACCTATAATACAAGCGCAACAGCAGCCAAGATGGTAGACTTCCCTGTCGAGTCGGTAGATTCCAAGCTGATGTCGTACCCGATTACCTCGATTATCTTAAACGGAATCGAGCAAGCCAAAGCAGGAAAAGACTATCTAGAAATCGCGGCTTCCTTGCGCGAAGAATACAAATCTTTCGAGAACTATATCCTGGTCGGCAGTCTCGACCAGTTTTACAAGGGCGGCCGAATGACCGGTTTGCAATATTTCATCGGCAATCTGCTTCAGATCAAGCCGATTTTCCAAATGAAAGACGGGCTGTTTGAAGTATATGAAAAGGTTCGTACCGAAGGAAAAGCGGTCAAGCGCATGCTGGAACAGCTGGAGAACGCCAAACAGAACTACTCCGTGAAGCACGTGCAGATTTTGCATGGCAACGTCTTGGACAAAGCGCTGGAACTGAAAGAGAAAATTCAAAGCAAGTACGCCGATGTCGAGGTGTTGGTTGGGCCGATCAGTTCTACGATTGGGGCGCATGCTGGGATGGGGACGCTGGCGTTGGCTTGGCGGAATGAGTAA
- a CDS encoding amidohydrolase family protein has translation MKIIDAHMHLSHIEEFKRTAAEKSFVDYSVAGLLQEYAENGVVLGIGMGLTETQPDGFPDVEALTPMGLDLTDELPPQFVYCLGINPFKLDEAAVARLEADLQKPNVVGLKIYLGYYPFYAYDSVYDPVYALAAKYQVPVVFHTGDTYSERGLLKYSHPLTLDEVAVKHRDVNFMMAHFGDPWVLDGAEVVYKNRNMFADLSGLMVGDAANCKRLAESPLFFSHLRHAITYCDHYDKFLFGTDWPLAPVKSYIQFVQDLIPAEYHEDVFYKTALKVFPKIKPLVE, from the coding sequence ATGAAAATCATTGATGCGCACATGCATTTATCCCATATCGAGGAATTCAAGCGGACGGCAGCTGAAAAGTCGTTTGTCGATTACTCTGTCGCTGGTCTCTTGCAAGAATATGCCGAAAATGGCGTGGTTCTTGGGATAGGCATGGGCTTGACAGAGACTCAGCCAGACGGCTTTCCCGATGTGGAAGCTCTCACTCCTATGGGACTAGACCTGACAGACGAGTTGCCGCCACAGTTCGTCTACTGTCTGGGAATCAATCCGTTCAAGCTGGATGAAGCAGCAGTGGCACGCTTGGAAGCTGATTTGCAAAAACCCAACGTGGTCGGGTTAAAAATCTATTTGGGCTACTATCCCTTCTACGCCTATGATAGCGTCTACGATCCCGTCTATGCACTCGCTGCCAAATACCAGGTGCCTGTCGTCTTTCACACCGGCGATACGTACTCAGAGCGTGGGCTCTTAAAATACTCCCACCCTCTGACACTGGACGAGGTGGCGGTGAAGCATCGAGACGTCAATTTCATGATGGCCCATTTTGGTGATCCGTGGGTACTCGATGGGGCAGAGGTTGTTTATAAAAACCGCAATATGTTTGCAGATCTCTCCGGCTTAATGGTCGGTGACGCAGCCAATTGCAAGCGACTCGCGGAATCTCCTCTCTTCTTCTCCCATCTGCGCCACGCGATCACCTATTGTGATCATTACGACAAGTTTTTGTTCGGAACAGACTGGCCGTTGGCACCAGTGAAGTCGTATATCCAGTTTGTACAGGACCTAATCCCAGCGGAGTATCACGAGGATGTGTTTTACAAGACAGCATTGAAGGTGTTTCCCAAAATCAAGCCGTTAGTTGAGTAG